TACGGGCATCCCGTGGTACGCGGATTCGAGGCGGCCGAACCGGCGATATTCGACCAGGCCGACGAATTCGACGGCTTCATCGGCAGGGCGAGATACGCGGATTCCGAACAGCTTCCACAGTCGGAGATCACCAACTTCGACCGGGATTGGGGCAGCTGGGGCGAATTCGCGGTGCCCGCGTTCCACCGGGAACCGGTCGCCCCCGGAATCGACCGCAGGGCTTCGACATTGAGCATCTGGCGCGATGTCGACGCGGTCCGCGACTATGTGTACTCGGGCCGTCATCTCGACGCGCTGAAACGCCGGGACGAGTGGACCGATCCGGAGTCCGGCACACCCAACCACGCCGCCTGGTGGATTCCGGCCGGGCACATTCCGCGCTGGTCCGACGCGGTCGCCCGCCTGGAGCGGCTGCACACCCACGGCCCCACCGTCGATGCGTTCACCCTCCGGTCGCCGTTCCTCCCGGACGGCTCCGGCGCGCGGCGCTGAACGCCGTCAGGTGAGGCGGGTGGCGATCAGGCGGGCCACCTCGGCGGGCCGGGTGTCGAGGTAGAAGTGGCCGCCCGGGAAGGTGGTCAGCTCGAATTCGCCGGTGGTGTGGGCGCGCCAGCGGTGCGCCTGTTC
This DNA window, taken from Nocardia sp. BMG111209, encodes the following:
- a CDS encoding DUF3291 domain-containing protein; amino-acid sequence: MTATRGHHLAFTTFFVLRKPYGHPVVRGFEAAEPAIFDQADEFDGFIGRARYADSEQLPQSEITNFDRDWGSWGEFAVPAFHREPVAPGIDRRASTLSIWRDVDAVRDYVYSGRHLDALKRRDEWTDPESGTPNHAAWWIPAGHIPRWSDAVARLERLHTHGPTVDAFTLRSPFLPDGSGARR